AATTAAAGTGTTGGTTAGTCTACTTTGCCAATGGCCGCTAGACCAATGTCATCGTATTGATGTGGGATTCACCAGTTTGACGGAGTTCTCGATACAGGGTGAGTTTGTTACTTTGAAGCGTTTAGGGGCGGGGGATTGGGTGTAATACGTATCGTCGGCGTCGAGTTTATTATCTGATTTAGTGTTCACTGAATCCTCTTATTTTCCGTGTTTAATGTTCAGTTGAGAAAATACACAATGTTGCTCTATTGGTTAGGTCTGTTCGGCATCGCGGCATTTGCGATCACCGGGGTCATCTCGTCCGGAAAAAAAGACATGGATTTGTTCAGCGTGGTGTTTTTAGGCATGGTGACGTCTCTAGGGGGCGGTACCATTCGCGACACCGTGTTGTCCGTCGAGGCGGTGTACTGGGTAAAAGATACCTCGTATTTGTGGGTGGCTTTTTTGTCGTCGGCGTTGGCGTTTTTTACGGTTCGATTTATCGAAGATCGACAAACTGTTTTTCATTACGCTGACTCGTTTGGTTTGGCGTTGTTTACCGTCGTGGCAACAGAGAAAGTTTTAATCTTGGGTTTTCCGCCCACCATCGCTATTACTATGGGAATTGTTACCGGGGTCGCTGGCGGTATCATTCGGGACGTGTTGAGTCATCGACCGCCACTGGTGTTAGGGCGAGAATTTTACGCAACGCCGGCGTTTCTCGGTGCACTGTTGCTGGTGTTACTTGAAAAAAACATTCCCACGCATGAATTCAACTCGATTTACGCGGTGGCGTTAGTCTTTATACTTAGGGTGTTTGCCATTCATAAGGATTTATATTATCCGAGTTGGCTACTGTACAAAAAACGATAAAGTGAGAACACTATGACAGAGCAATTGAATCAAGACGAAAAAAATGAAGCGCGCTTATTACAGAAAAAAGCCATTGTTGATCAGCGTATTGCGGCGGCAACAGAAGAGCGTGGCGTGACCATTTTGCTAACCGGCAATGGCAAGGGAAAAAGCTCCAGTGCTTTTGGTACTATGGCGCGCGCGTTAGGTCATGGTCAGAAAAGTGCGGTGATTCAATTTATCAAAGGGCGTAAAGCAACGGGTGAGCAATTGTTCTTTGGTTCGCACCCGCTGGTGGATTTTCATGTGATGGGCCACGGTTTTACATGGGAAACACGCAACCCTGAACTGGAAAAACAAGCCGCCGAGCAAGCATGGGATCTCGCCAAACAGGTGCTGTCCGACCCGAGCGTGTATTTTGTTTTGCTGGATGAAATTACTTATATGTACAAATACGGCTATTTAAACGCAGATGACTTGATAGCGGCATTGGCTGCTCGACCGCTTCATCAAAACGTTATGATGACGGGACGTACTGCCCCGCGAGTCTTGCTAGACAGCGTGGATACACACAGCAAAATTGGTAACGAACGACACGCGTTTGCCAATGGTGTCAAAGCGCAAATGGGCATTGAGTGGTAGCGATTATTTTTGCCGTGAGTCAATCGGCGTAATTTTATTTCCTTTAAATGAATGTCGATTCATAATCTGTAGTATATTGTTTTTAGTATTTCATTGGTGAATGGTATTAAGTGAGGCTCCATGTTCAATAGTATTCGGGTTAAGGTTTATCTTTTTTTGGGTGTTCTTGCAATCACGTTCACAACCCAATCTATTCTTCAGTTTACACATTCTGACCGTGTTCGCGATCAGATGAATTATCTTTCGAGTACTCAAACGAGGATAATGTCACAGCTTCATTTATTGCAAGTGGCCACGATTCAAATTCAACAATGGTTGACAGACATAAGCGCGACTCGCGGTCAAGATGGCCTTAATGACGGGTTTGATGAAGCGGACAAATCCGTCGCTCAATTTCGTTCTTCAGTTTCCCAGCTTAAGGTATTAGATACCCGATCAGGTATTGATTATTCGTCATTAATACCTGTGATGGAGGTGTATCATCAAACCGGAATAAAAATGGCGAATGCGTACATAGAAGGGGGGGCGCCTGCTGGTAATAAAATAATGGCTGAATTTGACCAGGCTGCATCCGATATCTATGGCGAAATTGATGTTATAGCGGAGCGTCTTGAGGCATTACAAGCGGGTGCCTTTCAGAAAGAACTTAATGCCACTAAAACGTCAGAAAACATGATCGTGCTCTTTTCTATCATTTATATCGTTTTGCTGAGTATTTTGCTGTGGGGCGTTAAGCGATTTGTACTGACACCGGTGAGTAATATATTGAACATGACAGAAAATTTGTCGAGTGGTGACGGTGATTTAACCCAACGTTTGACGGTTAATGGAAAGCATGAGTTGGCTCTTCTAGCAATGAGTTTTAATGCCTTTATTGTAAAAACGGACGACATGGTGTCTCAGGTAACACGATCAGTGATTCGGTTGATTCCTATGGCGAAAGAGTTAACCGATACCAACAAGGAGATTGAAGACGCGTCACTTATCCAAAGCGAGCACAGTCGTCATGTTTCAGAACATATCGAACTCACAAAAGTTTCTGCGGGTGAGGTCTCTGTGCTGATTAAAGAAATAGCCAGTGCGGTTAAAAGCAATGTGACAGCCTTGGATGACGGGCAGCATGTTGTTCGTGACATGATTCAAGGTATGGATAAATTATCAGGTGAGATTGGTTTGGTGTCTGAGGCGGTCACCCAATTAAGAGAAGACAGCAAAAAAATTGAGTCTATTGTTGATGTGATCAATGCTATTTCAGAACAAACAAATTTGCTTGCACTGAATGCTGCGATTGAAGCGGCTCGCGCTGGTGAAGCAGGACGTGGCTTTGCAGTCGTTGCAGATGAAGTTCGAACATTGGCCAATAAGACGAAAAATTCGACTGAAGAAATTCAATCTATGATCAATTCTATTCAGAATGGCACATTGCAAGCGGCTCGGACCATGGAAAAAGGTATGGAGTCTACTCGCAGCAGCGTTGATCAAGTTCATCAGAGTGCAGAAATGCTGAAAAACCTTGGGTTGTCGATGTCCGAAATTAACACACAAGCTGAAAAAATAGAGAGTGAAACGGATGTTCAATCTCATCACTTCCATTCCGTTTCAGAGAATATCAATATAATGGAATCTCAATTCACTAAGACCTTAGAGCGGCTCGAATACAATCTCCAATTTGGTGCGGATCTAAACAAATTGAGTGAAAAGTTGAGCAGTTTAATCAGTAAATTTAAAGTCACAGATTCAGATTGGAGTGATTCAAAACGTACACAAAAACGTGACCCGAATCAAAGTAACTAGCCATACGTGAATGATTCCAAATAAAAGCCGTTTTGGCCGTTTGGTTATTATACAGAGTTGGATAGGGCCCAATGTGTAAGGCAAAAGCAAAGGGGTCTATTCTCCAGTGTACACAAAACAAGACAGTTTTTAAGGTAGCTGGAAAATAGTGTTTAGTCTGGTGGTTGGTGTTGTTGGGGTTTTTCTCTAAAATCCCACCATTGTCACACCGACCATTACTATTGAGTTTGAGAGCCCTTTATGTCCTCCATTGAGTTACCAAAAGCCAAAAAGCACACACGCCTTGAAGATGCCCAAGCGGTGATTTTAGGTACTTTGATTATTGCATTAGGTGTGAATTTGTTTACCTATGCGGGGTTGCTAACGGGTGGCTCAGCAGGATTGGCTTTTTTGATGCAGTATTCCACCCCGTTTACTTTTGGCGAGGCGTTCTTTTTAATTAATTTGCCCTTTTATGTGTTGGCTGTGGTGCATTTTGGGTGGGAATTCACCATCAAAACTTTCTTGTCGGTATTCTGTTTATCTGTTTTTGCTGATGTGACGCCAATGTTAGTGACGTTTGATGAGGTGAATCCTATTTACGCCAGTGTGGCGGGCGGCTTTTTGATGGGCGTCGGTTTTTTGATGCTGTTTCGTCATAACGCCAGTTTAGGTGGATTGAATATTCTGGCGCGCTATCTATCCGAAAAATATGGTATTTCTATGGGGAAATTTCAAATGGTGGTGGACTGCATGATCGTTTTATTGTCAGTCTTTGTGGTTGACTATAACTTGATTCTTATTTCCTTTGTCGGCGCCATCGCTCTCAATATGATTATTGCGGTGAATCATAAACCTGGACGTTATATGGGCAATGTGTAAATTGGCACGTTAATACCCCTGTTGCCCCTTTAAAAAGACGGCTTTGGTCGTCTTTTTTGTGTCTCTGTTTCTCTTAATTGCGGTAGGCGTTTCCTAACGGTGTCTTGCTCAGGTATTATTACGGCAATTTGACACCGAGAGGACATGCGTTTGGAATTGCTCAAAGTAGACAACCTAATTCCTTATTTAGAGGATCTGATCGCATTATTATGTGATGCGGTCGATTCTGGGGCTCCCATCGGTTTTTTACCTCCCATGAGCGACTCCGAGGCCAAGGCGTATTGGTTGAGCATCAATGACGACTTGCTTGCCAATTCACGCCAAGTATTGTTGGTGCGTGAAGACGATAAGGTGGTCGGTAGCGTACAGATCGGCATGTCTCCCAAAGCCAATGCTTTGCATCGTTGCGATGTAGAAAAGCTAATGGTTCACACTCAAGCGAGAGAGCAAGGCTTGGGCAGCATCTTGATGCAAGGCGTGGAGCGTGTAGCGGCATCGATGCAAAGACAGCTACTGATACTCGAAGTGCGAAGTGACGATATTGCTCATGATATGTACATTAACATGGATTACATTGCTTTTGGCGAAGTCCCCGGCTATACCCGTAGTGCTAATGGTATGTTGCACAACGCGACTTTTTTTTACAAAGAAATTGAAACAACCCACGAAGTTTTTTCTTAAATGATACAGAGCCATAGGCGAACCTCTTGAGACTTGATTTTTATTTATCCCATGTGACTGAGTTGGCTCGTAAAGCCGCTAAAATTGCAGCATCGAAAGGCCGTGTTACTGTTAACGGTGTTGTGGTTAAAAAAGCCAATTATACCGTACAAGAAGACGATGAAATCCACCTCGATGACACCCTTCTAGCATGGCCCTCAGAAGGCTATTACTTGCTTAACAAGCCAGCTGATTATGTGTGTGCAACACAAGATTCAGATCACCCAACGGTATTGGACCTTGTCCCTCCGCATCTAGGTCAAGGCTTAAAAATAGTCGGGCGTTTAGACAAAGACACCACGGGATTATTGCTGTTGACCACCGATGGTCAGTGGTTACATCGCATTACTTCACCGCGTAGCCGCTGTAATAAACGTTACCGTATGATGCTTGCTGAGCCCATCAGTGACGAAGCACTAACGCAGCTGGAAAATGGGGTAATGTTAAACGGAGAAGCAGAACCAACCTTGCCCGCTGTCGTAGAACGAATCAGTGAGTGTGATATATTCTTAACGATTCAAGAAGGGAAATATCATCAGGTTAAGCGTATGTTGGCGGCCGTGGGTAATAAGGTGGAAGAACTACATCGTGACCAAATAGGCCCCCTTGAATTAGATGCAGACTTGGCGATGGGCGAATTTCGCGCCTTAACTGACGCTGAAGTCGCGTATTTTAAATAAGCCTGTACGTTAATGAAGAGAGCGAAAAAATGAAAGAACTATCTATGGAAGAGCGCGTACAACTTTTGGTCGCACCAGACAGTGAACGACTGGCGTATTTTGTTGAACAAGCCAAAGCCACCGAATTAGTTTGGAGTCTGAGCAACGACGAAGGTTTTGTGATGGTAGAAACCGACGATGGTGATTGTGTGATGGTTTGGCCAGACGCCGAATTTGCCAGCCAATGGGCGATTGAAGATTGGGACGATTGCGAACCGGTTTCTATTTCACTGCAACAGTTCAAAGCGGAGTGGTTGCCAAGCCTGACACTGGATAAAATCACCGTGGCCGTTTTTCCTAATATTGAAGACGAAGGAAAATTATCGACAGCAGAAGAATTGACACGTTTGTTTGCTTGATACGATTCACATAAGGATTTAATGCTCCGATGAGTAAGCGCCAGAATAATCGTGAAGAAATTTTTATGAAAATCCTCGACGCGGCCGAAGTCGAATTTGGATTAAAGGGTTACAACGGTGCCAGTTTGCAGCATATTGCTGAGCGTGCTGGTTTGCCAAAACCTAATATTATTTATTATTTTCAGTCCAAAGCGAACCTCTACAAACAAGTATTGAATCAAACATTAACAGGCTGGAATGATGTATTTGATCGCGCTACGTTGGACGATGACCCAGCTTTAGTGTTGGACAGCTTTATCCGCGTAAAGTTAAGGCAAAGTTTTGAGCAAGGCAAAGGATCACGGTTATTTGCTATGGAGGTCATAGGCGGCGCCTTGCACATTGGCGATTATTTAAAAGAAGAACTTCGCCCTTGGTTCGCTTCACGTGCGGCTTTACTACAAGGCTGGATGGACGCAGGAAAAATGCGACAATGTGATCCTTCCAGCGTGATTTTTATGATTTGGGCGACAACACAACATTATGCGGATTTTGAAGCGCAAGTCTTGGCGCTTAGTGGAATTGACACTTTGCATACTGAAGATTTGCAGCGTATTGGAGATACGGTCAGCGGCATTATTTTGTCGGGCTGTGGTTTAACACCATCGAATTCAGACCAATAAACTTTACTGACTTTCTTCTCTCAGAGTGTGTATGTGTTGAACCAAAGCCCGCAGCTTCGCGGGCTTTGCGGGTTTTGCCATATAGGTAATATTTAGCTGTTTGCATTGCTCTACCAGTTTTGGGTCTCTCAGTGCTGTAATCAGCACGGCAGGAATAGTTTTACCTGCTCTCTTACGCAGCGTTTTTATCAAGGATAAACCGTCTTTATTATCGTCTAGGTGATAATCCACCAGCAAAAGCTCTGCCTCCCCCACAGCGTCAATGGCATCGCTAAAACGGTTAAAGGTGCGGCAATCACACTGCCAATGGGTGAGTAGGGTATTCATTGCGGTAAGGTTGTTCTGTTCGTCATCGATACACCAAACGTAACAAGTCGCGAGTTTTTCATGGGTCGTATTAATCACGTGTGGCTGAGATACCGTTGCTATGTGTGTGCCTTGAGCCAATGGAATGGCAATACTAAAACAGCTGCCTCTTCCAGGCGTCGAATGGATTTGCGTGGTGACGCCTAGCTGTTTTTGCATTCGACGAACTAAGCCAAGCCCTAAACCCATACCCGGTTCTTTCGTGTTTTCCCACCGGTAAAAATCATCAAAAATTTTCTTTTGTTCAGCGACAGGTATACCCACACCGGTATCCCATACTTGAAGGTATACGACGCCGTTGCGGGGCCGAACGCTCAATAAAACACGGCCTTTTTGAGTGTATTTAACCGCATTTGAAACAAAGTTTTGAATGATACGACGTAAATAAATAGGATCAGTGTGCACTCTAAAAGGGCGTAAATGGGTGCTTAGACGAATGTGTTTGCTGTCGGCAATGACGCCAAACTCCTGCACAATAGGGGCGAGTATTTCTTGTAAGTCGCAGTCGACTAATTTGGGTTGAATGGCGCCTTGGTCAAGTCGAGCAATTTCTAACAAGGTAGAAATGAGCGCTTCAGTAGATTCCAGTGAGTCCGACAACCGGTCGATTACTTGGCTGGTGTTGTCTGGTAAAGAGGTGGATTGCAAAATGCCCATATAGAGTTTAGCGGCGTTCAGTGGTTGTAAAATATCGTGACTGGCTAGCGCCAAGAATTCTGTTTTTGAGGCGTTGGCTTGCTCGGCTTCCGCTTTGGCACTAATGAGATCGATTTCAGCTTGATTACGACGCTCGATTTCTTGCATTAATTCGTAGTTCACACCTTGAACCTCCACGGTTCGAGCTTCAACCCGTTTTTCAAGATCAATATTGGCCTCTTTGAGGGCCTGTTGACTTTCAATGTGTTCCGTTACGTCGGTAAAACTGGTGACGAATCCACCATCGGGAAGTGGGTTGCCGACCATTTCTATGACGCGTCCGCTGGCACGACGGCGTAAAAAGCGGTGTGTTGTGCCTTTTCTAAGATGCTCTAAACGTTTATTGACCAACTCTTCTATGTCCCCTACGCCACATTCTCCATGTTCAGCGTTAAAGCGGATGAGCTTTTCAACGGGTAAGCCGACCGTCAGCATGCTTTCTGGATAAGGGTAGAGCGACAGATAGGTTTTGTTCCAAGCGACGATGCGTAGGTCTTTATCTACCACGCTGATTCCTTGGTCTAAATTATCCATCGAGACAAACAGTAAGTTTTGGCTGAATTGAATAGCTTGCGTCGTTTCATCCAAATAGGTCACCATTTCTTCTACCTTGATCTGTTTATCAACCAAGATGGAATTGATGATGGTACGGGCGGATGACCCTCCTAAAACACCGCCTAAAATTCGCTCGCAATAATCCACAAACAGGCGATTGGGTGACGTGTTGTGAGGAATGGTCTGATTGTAGTCTTGCTCAAAACTGGATAATACTTGCTGGCTTTTTTGTTTGCCTAAAAACGTTTCTAGCAGCACAAAAAAATCGCTGTTTGTGGCTTTGCTTTTAGGCTTAAAAAAGCCTTTTTCAAGCTCTGTGGTGGGGCTTACAAAGGCGGTGGCTTGAATGCGATCGATTAAGCGCTCAGTAGACAAAATTGAGCCTACAATATAGCCAAAGATATTCGCTAATAGGCTAATAAAAGCGCCATAACTGATCAGCTCTGAGCGAGACTCTTCACTGCTTAACCCCCAATCCATACTGCCCGTTAGCGGCAACATCATCAGTAATACCCAAGACAAAAAGCCCAAGGTTAAGCCCATATAAACGCCGTAAGCGTGGGCTCGTTTCCAATACAAACCACCCAGTACCGCCGGCATCAATTGCAATACCAGAGAAAATGCCAGCACCCCTGTACCAGCAAGCGATTCATTGTTGGCCATTTTTTGATAATACAAAAAAGACAACGCCAAAATGCCCATCATGGCGAGTCTCCTTATCATGAGTATGCGTCGCCTATAGAGAGGCAAGGCTTGTTGCTGCGCACTGGCTCGCGCCAACATGAGCGGCAAGATCACATCGTTGCTGATCATGATACTGAGCGCAAAGGTCGCGATAATGATCATGGCCGTGGTCGCAGACATCCCTCCCAAAAAAATTAGGATCTGCAGTGGTAAGTTATCAGACGCTAGGGCAAATTGAATGACGTAGGTATCTGGATTGATATCAGCCGAAAAGAGGCTTTGGCCTGCAATGGCAATAGGTGGAATTAACACAGCAAAAATAAGCAAATACAAGGGGAATAGCCAGCGGGCCATGTTGGATTGCTTGTTATTTTGGTGGTCTACTACGGTGACATGGAACTGGCGTGGTAAACAAATAACCGCTGCTGCCGACATAAAGGTTTGCATCAAAAACGAAAAAGACAGCAATTGTTCCGGTTTCCAAACAGAAAAATTGACATTTCTTTGCGCTTCTTCGATGCCGATATCTTGCGTCATTGACACGGCTACAATACCTACGGCGATAATAGCGACAAGCTTAAATAAAGACTCGGTGCCAATGGCCAGCATCATACCCGAGCGGTATTCCGTTACCTCTACTTTACGCGTACCAAATAGCATGGCAAACATACCAATCAAGATCGTTGAAACAAAAACGACAAAGCTGGCAGAAGATTCATCTTGGTTAACAAACAAAGCGAAGTTAGAGCCTATCGCTTTAAGTTGCAGCGCAATGTAGGGAATAACCGCAAGCATGCTAATCAATATGACCAAAGGGGCCGTCATGGGGCGTTTGCCATAACGCGATGAAATGAAATCCGCAATGGACGTGATGTTTTGCTTGCGGCTCACGGTAATCAACTTACGAAGCAATGGAAAACCCAACAAGTACAAAAGAATGGGCCCTAAAAGTATAGGTAAATAGCTCCAGCCTGAACGGGACGCCTCGCCGATGGATCCATAAAAAGTCCATGCGGTGCAGTAAATAGCCAATGATAAGCTATAGACAAAAGGGTGTCGTGTGAGCTTTTTAGCGGCGGCACTTTCTTTATCGCCCCAGATTGCAATCCAGAACAGTCCTAAAACGTATAAAACGGCTAACAAAATCCAGAAAACAGTCATTGATTACACTACCTGAATATGGGCCAAAACAGCATTGTATAAAAAGGTAACTTTAACATATGGCGCTACATAATCCTCTACGACTTAGGTCTTGTAAAAAAATGGCAAAAGGGTTTAGGGAAAACGCGCATAAATCTAGCCAAGTATTTTTTAAATAATGACCTAACATCCCTTTAAAAATCCTCGAACGTACCAAACTTTTAAGGTCATGCGGTAGTTATTGCGTTTATGGCACGTTATCATAATACGACACACTATTGTTTGGGTTCGTTCTGTGGCAGTGTCTCGCTTATTATTGAATGTAAGGTTTGCTTGTATCAGACGTTCGTTCCCTTATTACTTATTATCAAATTCTTAGGAGAATACAATGCAAATTACTGAAAACGCGGTTGTGAGCATGCACTACACATTAACGGATGAGCAGGGCCAAGAACTCGACTCTTCTATCGGTCAAGAGCCGTTAGTGTTTCTTAGTGGTGCGCAAAATATTATTGATGGATTGGACAAAGCTCTGCAGGGTAAAGTGGCAGGCGATAAACTCGATGTGTCTGTCGCCCCTGAAGAAGGTTATGGTGTTGTGCATGAAGAATTGATTCAAAAAGTGCCAACAGAAAATTTTCAAGGAGTGGATGACATTCAGATTGGTATGCAATTCATGGCGCAAACACCGGGCGGCCAACAACCCGTTACCGTTATTGCTGTTGAAGACGATGGCATCATGCTAGACGGAAATCATCCCTTGGCAGGAAAAACGCTGACCTTTAATGTTGAAATTATTGACGTGCGTGAAGCGCTGGCTGAAGAGCTAGAACACGGTCATGTTCATGGTGAGGGCGGTCATCACCACTAGGTCTGGCTTAACGTCTTACTTACGTTCAGGAAATAATTAAAAGCAGCGTCTGGCAACAGGCACTGCTTTTTTTAGGCGCCATCACAACACGCTGTTTTTGTTAAGGTGGTTTAGAATTTTGTTGTATTAATGTTGCGATTGCTACTTTAGGTTTAGGGTACTGCTATACTGTGGTAGAGGCACCGACTAATGCATTTTGCATCTCATATTTTATTAGAAAGATAACAATATTCCTATGGAAATTACCCACTTGTTCAGACCTAGATTGACATCTATGTTGATTTTACCTTTTGTACTGGCTGTGTCGGTTGTGCTCACCTATCTTGATTTCGAACGCAGAGAAAGCTCGTCCACTGCCAAAGTGATTTCAGATGTGAATCGAGTCTACAGTACGGCTGATGCCATATTGAATACATTTTATTGGGAAAGTGTCGACACGACGATTGGCGTAACCTTTCAAGGCATTCAAAAGAATATATTTGAAAACTTTGTTGAGAATAGCGAAAACTACATAGAAATAGACGCTATATTTCGCAATTCATTTGAATTAAATCAATCAGTTAGTCAGATTAGATGGATTGACAAAAGCGGTTTTGAGCGTTACCGAATGAATCGAGACAGTAGTGAGAATCTAGCACAAAACGTCTACGTCGTAAGTCCTGAAGAATTACAAGATAAGTCAGAGCGCTATTATTTCACCGAAACCAGAAAACTTGAAAGCGGTTATATCTATCTGTCAAAACTGGATTTAAACATTGAGAACGGTGAAATTACGACGCCCTATCAGCCCACTATACGATTGGCAACACCGGTAAGAAA
The sequence above is a segment of the Marinomonas sp. IMCC 4694 genome. Coding sequences within it:
- a CDS encoding trimeric intracellular cation channel family protein; this translates as MLLYWLGLFGIAAFAITGVISSGKKDMDLFSVVFLGMVTSLGGGTIRDTVLSVEAVYWVKDTSYLWVAFLSSALAFFTVRFIEDRQTVFHYADSFGLALFTVVATEKVLILGFPPTIAITMGIVTGVAGGIIRDVLSHRPPLVLGREFYATPAFLGALLLVLLEKNIPTHEFNSIYAVALVFILRVFAIHKDLYYPSWLLYKKR
- the cobO gene encoding cob(I)yrinic acid a,c-diamide adenosyltransferase, with amino-acid sequence MTEQLNQDEKNEARLLQKKAIVDQRIAAATEERGVTILLTGNGKGKSSSAFGTMARALGHGQKSAVIQFIKGRKATGEQLFFGSHPLVDFHVMGHGFTWETRNPELEKQAAEQAWDLAKQVLSDPSVYFVLLDEITYMYKYGYLNADDLIAALAARPLHQNVMMTGRTAPRVLLDSVDTHSKIGNERHAFANGVKAQMGIEW
- a CDS encoding methyl-accepting chemotaxis protein gives rise to the protein MSQLHLLQVATIQIQQWLTDISATRGQDGLNDGFDEADKSVAQFRSSVSQLKVLDTRSGIDYSSLIPVMEVYHQTGIKMANAYIEGGAPAGNKIMAEFDQAASDIYGEIDVIAERLEALQAGAFQKELNATKTSENMIVLFSIIYIVLLSILLWGVKRFVLTPVSNILNMTENLSSGDGDLTQRLTVNGKHELALLAMSFNAFIVKTDDMVSQVTRSVIRLIPMAKELTDTNKEIEDASLIQSEHSRHVSEHIELTKVSAGEVSVLIKEIASAVKSNVTALDDGQHVVRDMIQGMDKLSGEIGLVSEAVTQLREDSKKIESIVDVINAISEQTNLLALNAAIEAARAGEAGRGFAVVADEVRTLANKTKNSTEEIQSMINSIQNGTLQAARTMEKGMESTRSSVDQVHQSAEMLKNLGLSMSEINTQAEKIESETDVQSHHFHSVSENINIMESQFTKTLERLEYNLQFGADLNKLSEKLSSLISKFKVTDSDWSDSKRTQKRDPNQSN
- a CDS encoding YitT family protein, whose amino-acid sequence is MSSIELPKAKKHTRLEDAQAVILGTLIIALGVNLFTYAGLLTGGSAGLAFLMQYSTPFTFGEAFFLINLPFYVLAVVHFGWEFTIKTFLSVFCLSVFADVTPMLVTFDEVNPIYASVAGGFLMGVGFLMLFRHNASLGGLNILARYLSEKYGISMGKFQMVVDCMIVLLSVFVVDYNLILISFVGAIALNMIIAVNHKPGRYMGNV
- a CDS encoding GNAT family N-acetyltransferase, which produces MRLELLKVDNLIPYLEDLIALLCDAVDSGAPIGFLPPMSDSEAKAYWLSINDDLLANSRQVLLVREDDKVVGSVQIGMSPKANALHRCDVEKLMVHTQAREQGLGSILMQGVERVAASMQRQLLILEVRSDDIAHDMYINMDYIAFGEVPGYTRSANGMLHNATFFYKEIETTHEVFS
- a CDS encoding pseudouridine synthase, whose protein sequence is MRLDFYLSHVTELARKAAKIAASKGRVTVNGVVVKKANYTVQEDDEIHLDDTLLAWPSEGYYLLNKPADYVCATQDSDHPTVLDLVPPHLGQGLKIVGRLDKDTTGLLLLTTDGQWLHRITSPRSRCNKRYRMMLAEPISDEALTQLENGVMLNGEAEPTLPAVVERISECDIFLTIQEGKYHQVKRMLAAVGNKVEELHRDQIGPLELDADLAMGEFRALTDAEVAYFK
- a CDS encoding DUF2750 domain-containing protein, which gives rise to MKELSMEERVQLLVAPDSERLAYFVEQAKATELVWSLSNDEGFVMVETDDGDCVMVWPDAEFASQWAIEDWDDCEPVSISLQQFKAEWLPSLTLDKITVAVFPNIEDEGKLSTAEELTRLFA
- a CDS encoding TetR/AcrR family transcriptional regulator; the encoded protein is MKILDAAEVEFGLKGYNGASLQHIAERAGLPKPNIIYYFQSKANLYKQVLNQTLTGWNDVFDRATLDDDPALVLDSFIRVKLRQSFEQGKGSRLFAMEVIGGALHIGDYLKEELRPWFASRAALLQGWMDAGKMRQCDPSSVIFMIWATTQHYADFEAQVLALSGIDTLHTEDLQRIGDTVSGIILSGCGLTPSNSDQ
- a CDS encoding PAS-domain containing protein — translated: MTVFWILLAVLYVLGLFWIAIWGDKESAAAKKLTRHPFVYSLSLAIYCTAWTFYGSIGEASRSGWSYLPILLGPILLYLLGFPLLRKLITVSRKQNITSIADFISSRYGKRPMTAPLVILISMLAVIPYIALQLKAIGSNFALFVNQDESSASFVVFVSTILIGMFAMLFGTRKVEVTEYRSGMMLAIGTESLFKLVAIIAVGIVAVSMTQDIGIEEAQRNVNFSVWKPEQLLSFSFLMQTFMSAAAVICLPRQFHVTVVDHQNNKQSNMARWLFPLYLLIFAVLIPPIAIAGQSLFSADINPDTYVIQFALASDNLPLQILIFLGGMSATTAMIIIATFALSIMISNDVILPLMLARASAQQQALPLYRRRILMIRRLAMMGILALSFLYYQKMANNESLAGTGVLAFSLVLQLMPAVLGGLYWKRAHAYGVYMGLTLGFLSWVLLMMLPLTGSMDWGLSSEESRSELISYGAFISLLANIFGYIVGSILSTERLIDRIQATAFVSPTTELEKGFFKPKSKATNSDFFVLLETFLGKQKSQQVLSSFEQDYNQTIPHNTSPNRLFVDYCERILGGVLGGSSARTIINSILVDKQIKVEEMVTYLDETTQAIQFSQNLLFVSMDNLDQGISVVDKDLRIVAWNKTYLSLYPYPESMLTVGLPVEKLIRFNAEHGECGVGDIEELVNKRLEHLRKGTTHRFLRRRASGRVIEMVGNPLPDGGFVTSFTDVTEHIESQQALKEANIDLEKRVEARTVEVQGVNYELMQEIERRNQAEIDLISAKAEAEQANASKTEFLALASHDILQPLNAAKLYMGILQSTSLPDNTSQVIDRLSDSLESTEALISTLLEIARLDQGAIQPKLVDCDLQEILAPIVQEFGVIADSKHIRLSTHLRPFRVHTDPIYLRRIIQNFVSNAVKYTQKGRVLLSVRPRNGVVYLQVWDTGVGIPVAEQKKIFDDFYRWENTKEPGMGLGLGLVRRMQKQLGVTTQIHSTPGRGSCFSIAIPLAQGTHIATVSQPHVINTTHEKLATCYVWCIDDEQNNLTAMNTLLTHWQCDCRTFNRFSDAIDAVGEAELLLVDYHLDDNKDGLSLIKTLRKRAGKTIPAVLITALRDPKLVEQCKQLNITYMAKPAKPAKLRALVQHIHTLREESQ
- a CDS encoding peptidylprolyl isomerase is translated as MQITENAVVSMHYTLTDEQGQELDSSIGQEPLVFLSGAQNIIDGLDKALQGKVAGDKLDVSVAPEEGYGVVHEELIQKVPTENFQGVDDIQIGMQFMAQTPGGQQPVTVIAVEDDGIMLDGNHPLAGKTLTFNVEIIDVREALAEELEHGHVHGEGGHHH